In the Helicobacter typhlonius genome, one interval contains:
- a CDS encoding response regulator transcription factor translates to MSAKILLLEDDFVLSEILLEFLQEQGYEVKLYDNAKEAQDEAYEQYFDLWILDVKVPFGNGFTMLKELRECGKKTPAIFITSLDRVSDLQSGYQAGCDDYLKKPFELLELQYRISTLLKRSFSHTQQDYIFLSNGFKFGIITQLLYDKDEAIVPLTQKEILLLSLLLQHKGKYVSQEVIFDTLWGYNQNPSEMSLRAYVKNLRKLLGKDSIVNQRGYGYCYIESINEAHNG, encoded by the coding sequence ATGTCAGCTAAAATTTTGCTACTTGAAGATGACTTTGTACTATCTGAAATTCTGCTAGAATTTTTACAAGAGCAGGGCTATGAAGTAAAATTGTATGATAATGCCAAAGAGGCGCAAGATGAGGCGTATGAGCAATATTTTGATTTGTGGATTTTAGATGTGAAAGTGCCCTTTGGCAATGGCTTTACTATGCTCAAGGAGCTACGGGAGTGTGGCAAGAAAACACCAGCGATTTTTATTACCTCACTTGATAGGGTAAGCGATTTGCAAAGTGGCTATCAGGCGGGTTGTGATGATTATCTCAAAAAACCCTTTGAACTCTTAGAATTGCAATATCGCATAAGCACATTACTTAAGCGCTCGTTTTCGCATACACAGCAAGACTATATCTTTTTATCAAATGGCTTCAAATTTGGCATTATCACACAATTACTCTATGATAAAGATGAAGCGATTGTTCCGCTTACGCAAAAAGAGATTCTGCTTTTATCGCTCTTATTGCAGCACAAGGGCAAATATGTGTCTCAAGAAGTGATTTTTGATACATTATGGGGGTATAATCAAAACCCTAGTGAGATGAGTCTGCGCGCATATGTGAAGAATCTGCGTAAGCTTTTGGGTAAGGATAGCATTGTGAATCAGCGCGGATACGGGTATTGTTATATCGAAAGCATAAACGAGGCACACAATGGATAA
- a CDS encoding DUF1104 domain-containing protein: protein MKCIKRCGMTLALLCCGGLFSALSAADFSKKSDDELIKLSGSVKAVDFPDYKIEIAKRIKQKSDKDAQVFKEELKAQYEKATENMKVKELREYRKATGEAMKKRVSTMSKKERKELGFCEVKDKKDKNAKKGKDCHKTCRF, encoded by the coding sequence ATGAAGTGTATAAAAAGATGCGGAATGACTTTGGCTTTGCTCTGCTGTGGCGGATTATTTAGCGCACTTAGTGCAGCAGATTTTAGCAAAAAAAGTGATGATGAGTTGATTAAACTTTCAGGCAGCGTGAAGGCGGTGGATTTTCCTGACTATAAAATTGAAATTGCAAAGCGCATAAAGCAAAAGAGCGACAAAGACGCCCAGGTATTCAAGGAAGAACTTAAGGCACAATACGAGAAGGCTACCGAAAATATGAAAGTCAAGGAATTGAGAGAGTATAGAAAGGCGACAGGCGAGGCGATGAAAAAGCGTGTATCTACAATGAGCAAAAAGGAGCGAAAAGAGCTTGGATTCTGTGAGGTAAAGGACAAAAAAGATAAAAATGCGAAAAAAGGCAAAGATTGTCATAAAACTTGCAGATTCTAA
- a CDS encoding TSUP family transporter, with the protein MELDISLYALGALVLVAFVAGCIDAIAGGGGMITIPALLMAGIPPLEALGTNKLQSSFGSFGASVHFYKRGHIELKKYFPFVIVVFCASMLGSLCVQSFEVDFLRKCIPFLLILFAFYFLFSPKITQDSQNIVLIGVFPLAFILGAIGFYDGFFGPGTGSFFMLALITLGGFNLLCSLAHAKLFNFATNLASVIIFALGGKILWIVGLCMALGQFVGANVGSHLAIGYGVRIIKPLVVIVSLCASANLLYKEYF; encoded by the coding sequence ATGGAGCTAGATATAAGCTTGTATGCGCTTGGTGCTTTGGTGCTTGTAGCATTTGTAGCTGGGTGTATTGACGCAATAGCAGGTGGTGGTGGTATGATTACAATTCCCGCTCTGCTTATGGCTGGAATCCCTCCGCTTGAAGCACTTGGGACGAATAAACTTCAAAGCAGTTTTGGCAGTTTTGGTGCGAGCGTGCATTTTTATAAACGAGGGCATATTGAGCTAAAAAAATATTTCCCTTTTGTGATTGTTGTTTTTTGTGCCTCTATGCTTGGAAGTCTCTGTGTGCAGAGCTTTGAAGTTGATTTTTTGCGTAAATGTATCCCGTTTTTGCTTATCCTCTTTGCGTTCTATTTTCTTTTTTCTCCAAAAATTACGCAGGATTCACAAAACATTGTATTGATTGGGGTTTTTCCACTTGCGTTTATTCTAGGGGCGATTGGCTTTTATGATGGTTTCTTTGGTCCCGGGACAGGCTCGTTTTTTATGTTAGCACTCATCACGCTTGGTGGATTCAATTTGCTTTGCTCTCTTGCCCACGCAAAACTTTTTAATTTTGCCACAAATCTCGCCTCTGTGATTATCTTTGCACTAGGAGGGAAGATTTTGTGGATTGTGGGCTTATGTATGGCGTTGGGGCAGTTTGTGGGAGCGAATGTAGGCTCACATCTTGCCATTGGCTATGGTGTGCGTATCATTAAGCCTTTGGTGGTGATTGTATCACTTTGTGCAAGTGCGAATCTACTTTATAAAGAATATTTTTAA
- a CDS encoding glycosyltransferase family 61 protein, whose amino-acid sequence MKTTTYQQALANGEISLEIPVYESQHLFVSQKGIIKLSDSNHLTEGGGEQDENDNLQNFTDEYFIFRDIFGKLSRFFRAYTHHTLECKVRILPYAYAYTHQEIVFTRSKKALIDHTPFRRHPFSPPLSNTSNIKNYIYLIKRTLSYIYLIKQWFSFYTKSLFAKRYNTSVALLTREVANNYYHFLNETLAEYYQLKLAKKEPDFYILPLEMPFHKQVYQLLNIDIKRIIPSHTRKLIRAKELIIPTLLADYEILEYRKYTHFDSHILPLFTYTMHKELFHKTLSITHTLKPTRKIFLARPAHSNRNFTNHQEIEKVMREYGFEIIMPDSLSVEEQIHTIREAAYVVSPHGAALENLVFAKEQTKVLEIFPQYYHNRCPQFVALAQKCQYSYLIGDTQDTSMHPQQECIYLSADKLRFALDIFLGS is encoded by the coding sequence ATGAAAACAACAACTTACCAACAAGCACTCGCAAATGGTGAAATCTCACTTGAAATACCTGTATATGAATCACAACATCTTTTTGTAAGCCAAAAAGGCATTATAAAACTTTCAGATTCTAATCATTTAACGGAGGGGGGGGGGGAGCAAGATGAAAACGATAATTTGCAAAATTTCACAGATGAATATTTCATTTTTCGTGATATTTTTGGAAAACTTAGTCGCTTTTTTCGTGCCTATACGCACCACACACTTGAATGTAAAGTTAGAATCCTCCCTTACGCCTACGCCTACACGCACCAAGAAATCGTATTTACTAGGAGTAAAAAAGCACTCATAGATCACACTCCATTCCGCAGACACCCCTTTAGTCCTCCCCTATCTAACACAAGCAACATAAAGAATTATATTTATCTCATAAAACGCACACTGAGTTACATTTATCTCATAAAGCAATGGTTTTCTTTTTATACAAAATCTCTTTTTGCCAAGCGGTATAATACTTCAGTCGCACTTTTGACACGAGAGGTGGCAAATAATTATTATCATTTCTTAAATGAAACACTCGCAGAATACTATCAGCTTAAACTTGCCAAAAAAGAGCCGGATTTCTATATTTTGCCACTTGAAATGCCATTTCACAAACAAGTATATCAACTGCTTAATATCGATATAAAGCGCATTATCCCCTCACACACACGCAAACTTATCCGTGCAAAAGAATTGATTATCCCTACACTCCTTGCAGACTATGAAATCCTTGAATACCGCAAATATACGCATTTTGACTCACATATTTTGCCACTTTTTACCTACACAATGCATAAGGAGCTATTTCATAAAACACTCTCTATCACGCATACACTAAAACCCACAAGAAAAATCTTTCTTGCACGTCCAGCTCATTCTAATCGTAATTTTACAAATCACCAAGAGATAGAAAAAGTGATGAGGGAGTATGGATTTGAAATTATTATGCCAGATTCTCTTAGTGTGGAAGAGCAAATACATACAATCAGGGAGGCAGCATATGTTGTAAGCCCTCACGGAGCAGCACTAGAAAATCTTGTATTTGCCAAGGAGCAAACCAAAGTGCTAGAGATTTTTCCTCAATATTACCACAACCGCTGTCCGCAATTTGTCGCACTTGCTCAAAAATGCCAATACTCCTATCTCATCGGCGATACGCAAGATACTTCAATGCACCCACAGCAAGAGTGCATATATCTTTCTGCAGATAAGCTGCGTTTCGCACTTGATATATTCTTAGGATCTTGA
- a CDS encoding DegT/DnrJ/EryC1/StrS family aminotransferase codes for MEQIPFLDVRAINARFADEFESAFSAVLKSGWYILGEQYKGFTREFSAYCGTKYSVGCANGLDALRLSIKALGFGSGDEIIVPANTYIASILAITDNGCTPVFVEPKLTTYNIDVDLIEAHITKRTKAILVVHLYGQAVNMQKVWDLARKYHLKVIEDCAQAHGAIYQGKRVGNLGDVGAFSFFPGKNLGALGDGGCVVTNDEDLMYKIHALGNYGSHIKYENLYKGLNSRLDEVQAAFLRIKLKVLDSDNQRRCEIAKAYREQIFNPYIVLPQVLNEEGAVWHLFIVRSENRTKLQEHLSANGIQTLIHYPIPPHKQEAYKEYNHLSLPITERIHKEVLSLPISPVMSEAQVQRVIESVNVFKP; via the coding sequence ATGGAGCAGATTCCATTTCTTGATGTGAGGGCGATTAATGCGCGATTTGCAGATGAGTTTGAATCTGCCTTTAGTGCGGTGCTCAAAAGTGGTTGGTATATTTTGGGGGAGCAGTATAAAGGCTTTACACGCGAGTTTAGCGCGTATTGTGGCACGAAGTATAGCGTGGGCTGTGCGAATGGCTTAGACGCATTGCGCCTTAGCATTAAGGCTTTGGGATTTGGTAGCGGCGATGAGATTATTGTCCCGGCAAATACTTACATCGCCTCAATTTTAGCCATTACCGATAATGGCTGCACGCCTGTGTTTGTCGAGCCAAAACTTACAACTTATAATATTGATGTGGATTTGATAGAGGCGCATATCACGAAACGCACGAAAGCAATACTTGTCGTTCATCTCTATGGACAGGCGGTGAATATGCAAAAGGTGTGGGATTTGGCGCGAAAATATCATTTGAAGGTGATTGAGGATTGCGCACAGGCACACGGAGCGATATATCAGGGTAAAAGAGTAGGGAATCTTGGCGATGTGGGCGCATTTTCGTTTTTTCCGGGGAAGAATCTTGGTGCGCTGGGCGATGGTGGCTGTGTAGTTACAAATGATGAGGATTTAATGTATAAAATCCACGCGCTGGGGAATTATGGCTCACATATCAAGTATGAAAATCTTTATAAGGGGCTAAATTCTCGGCTCGATGAGGTGCAGGCGGCATTTTTGCGTATTAAACTTAAAGTCCTTGATAGCGATAATCAAAGGCGATGTGAAATCGCAAAGGCTTATAGGGAGCAGATTTTTAATCCTTATATCGTGCTTCCGCAAGTGTTAAACGAGGAGGGCGCAGTGTGGCATCTCTTTATTGTAAGGAGCGAAAATCGCACAAAATTGCAGGAGCATTTAAGTGCAAATGGTATTCAAACGCTTATTCACTATCCTATACCACCGCATAAGCAAGAAGCCTACAAAGAGTATAATCATCTCTCTTTGCCTATCACAGAGCGTATTCATAAAGAGGTGCTATCCTTGCCTATAAGCCCGGTGATGAGTGAAGCGCAAGTGCAGCGAGTGATAGAATCTGTCAATGTGTTTAAGCCGTAA
- a CDS encoding glycosyltransferase family 2 protein: MTHKPKLTIIMPTYNREAYIRDALDSILMQECSYLYEIIIADDYSSDDSLYITKEYQSKHKDKIRILTSAHNQKLFKNISRVYADIKSEYFCVLDPDDFWIDRHKIQKAIDFLESHKDFSMYFGNTAYKYEVETHSQDPEQHFRDCKPHITDFAALLDKRRMFPHTSSVIYRNVVFCNGLPQQLLNVSADNEITFRGDTFRNVVHLQKGKAYYSGEVDSVYRIVSSGIWTSLSAYERVLINAMFWRDMWLYFDKKYPQFLLFSQKGYMRYSPTQFIAGEGELEIKRKISQCEELEATYKSHKHELEQIALQGANLKDRIFFTLYRVLGKKLRKKGFVNG; this comes from the coding sequence ATGACGCATAAGCCTAAACTCACTATTATTATGCCAACCTACAATAGGGAGGCTTATATAAGGGACGCGCTAGATTCTATTTTGATGCAAGAGTGTAGCTATTTGTATGAAATTATCATCGCCGATGACTACTCAAGCGATGATTCACTATATATTACTAAGGAGTATCAAAGTAAGCATAAGGACAAGATAAGAATCCTTACTTCTGCGCATAATCAAAAGCTTTTTAAAAATATCTCGCGCGTGTATGCGGATATAAAAAGCGAGTATTTTTGCGTTTTAGACCCTGATGATTTTTGGATAGATAGGCACAAGATTCAAAAGGCAATTGATTTTTTAGAATCTCATAAAGATTTTAGTATGTATTTTGGCAATACGGCTTACAAATACGAGGTAGAGACACATAGCCAAGACCCCGAGCAGCACTTTAGGGATTGCAAACCTCACATTACCGATTTTGCTGCACTCCTTGATAAGCGTAGAATGTTTCCGCATACTTCGAGCGTAATATATCGAAATGTCGTCTTTTGTAATGGACTGCCGCAGCAGCTTTTAAATGTGAGCGCAGACAACGAGATTACCTTTCGTGGCGATACTTTCCGCAATGTTGTGCATTTGCAAAAAGGTAAGGCGTATTATTCTGGCGAGGTAGATTCTGTGTATAGAATTGTCTCAAGCGGGATTTGGACTTCTCTTAGCGCATATGAGCGTGTTTTGATAAATGCGATGTTTTGGCGCGATATGTGGCTGTATTTTGACAAAAAATATCCGCAATTTTTGCTTTTTTCGCAAAAAGGGTATATGAGGTATAGCCCTACTCAATTTATCGCTGGGGAGGGGGAGCTAGAGATAAAAAGAAAAATATCACAATGCGAGGAGCTAGAGGCTACATATAAAAGTCATAAGCACGAGTTAGAGCAAATCGCCTTGCAAGGTGCAAATCTCAAGGATAGAATCTTTTTTACTCTGTATAGGGTTTTAGGCAAAAAACTTCGCAAGAAAGGATTTGTTAATGGTTGA
- the lepA gene encoding translation elongation factor 4, with translation MKSHIRNFSIIAHIDHGKSTLADRLIQECGAVSEREMKAQIMDTMDIEKERGITIKAQSVRLGYPYKGQEYILNLIDTPGHVDFSYEVSRSLTSCEGALLVVDASQGVEAQTIANVYIAMENNLEIVPVINKIDLPAADPARVCEDIESTIGLDCQNALKVSAKSGEGIKALIEYIIEHIPAPSGDSSAPTKALIYDSWFDNYLGALALVRLKDGNLRVGQEVIMMSNGKKYEVLSLYYPHPVQKIPTQLIECGEIGIISLGLKTLTDMAVGDTITDAKTPTSEAIGGFRPAKPFVFAGIYPIETDRFEELREALHKLKLNDSALSFEPETSVALGFGFRVGFLGLLHMEVVKERLEREFGLSLIATAPTVVYEVCLTDGAKVLVQNPSELPETQKIESIFEPYVRASIITPSEYVGNIITLLSNRRGVQEKMEYLTQSRVMLVYALPSNEIVMDFYDKLKSCTKGYASFDYEPIGYRQGDLVRLDIRVAGEVVDALSIIVDKSKSYEKGRALVESMKEIVPRQLFEVAIQASVGSKIIARETIKSMGKNVTAKCYGGDITRKRKLLEKQKEGKKRMKAIGRVELPQEAFLAVLKIDS, from the coding sequence ATGAAATCTCATATTCGTAATTTTTCGATTATTGCCCATATTGATCACGGCAAATCTACCCTCGCAGATAGACTCATACAGGAATGTGGGGCGGTAAGTGAGCGTGAGATGAAAGCGCAGATTATGGATACTATGGATATTGAAAAGGAGCGGGGCATTACGATTAAGGCGCAGTCTGTGCGCTTGGGCTATCCATATAAGGGGCAAGAATATATACTCAATCTCATCGATACGCCCGGGCACGTGGATTTTAGCTACGAGGTTTCGCGTTCATTAACTTCGTGCGAGGGTGCGCTGCTTGTAGTCGATGCGAGTCAGGGCGTGGAGGCGCAAACAATCGCAAATGTCTATATCGCTATGGAAAATAATCTTGAAATCGTGCCCGTGATTAATAAAATTGACTTGCCTGCCGCTGACCCCGCGCGGGTATGTGAGGATATAGAATCCACCATTGGCTTAGATTGTCAAAATGCCCTCAAGGTAAGCGCAAAAAGTGGCGAGGGTATAAAGGCTCTTATCGAGTATATCATCGAGCATATCCCCGCACCTAGTGGCGATAGTAGCGCACCTACAAAAGCGCTTATCTATGATAGCTGGTTTGATAATTATTTAGGGGCATTAGCCTTAGTGCGTTTAAAAGACGGGAATTTGCGTGTGGGGCAGGAAGTGATAATGATGAGTAACGGCAAAAAATATGAGGTGCTAAGTCTCTACTACCCCCACCCTGTGCAGAAGATTCCAACACAGCTTATAGAATGTGGCGAGATTGGCATTATCTCTCTCGGGCTAAAAACTCTAACTGATATGGCAGTGGGCGATACGATTACTGACGCAAAGACACCAACGAGCGAAGCGATAGGTGGCTTTAGACCAGCAAAACCCTTTGTATTTGCTGGAATCTACCCCATTGAGACGGATAGATTCGAGGAGTTGCGTGAGGCGTTACATAAGCTAAAGTTAAATGATTCGGCACTTAGTTTTGAGCCTGAAACAAGCGTGGCTTTAGGCTTTGGCTTCCGCGTGGGGTTTTTGGGGCTTTTGCATATGGAGGTGGTAAAGGAGCGACTCGAGCGGGAGTTTGGGCTTTCACTCATTGCTACTGCACCAACGGTTGTGTATGAAGTGTGTCTCACAGATGGCGCAAAAGTGCTTGTGCAAAATCCAAGCGAGTTACCCGAGACACAAAAAATAGAATCTATTTTCGAACCCTATGTAAGGGCGAGTATTATCACGCCGAGCGAGTATGTGGGGAATATCATCACGCTTTTGTCAAATCGTAGGGGTGTGCAGGAGAAAATGGAATACCTCACGCAATCGCGTGTTATGCTTGTGTATGCCTTGCCGAGCAACGAGATTGTAATGGATTTTTATGATAAGCTCAAATCCTGCACGAAAGGCTATGCGAGTTTTGATTATGAGCCTATTGGGTATCGGCAGGGGGATTTGGTGCGCCTTGATATACGCGTGGCGGGAGAGGTTGTCGATGCGCTCTCCATTATTGTGGATAAGTCAAAAAGCTACGAAAAGGGTAGGGCATTGGTAGAATCTATGAAAGAAATTGTTCCGCGACAGCTTTTTGAGGTGGCAATTCAAGCGAGTGTGGGAAGCAAGATTATTGCGCGGGAAACAATCAAATCTATGGGTAAAAATGTAACCGCAAAATGCTATGGTGGGGATATAACGCGTAAGAGAAAATTGCTAGAGAAGCAAAAAGAGGGCAAAAAAAGAATGAAAGCCATAGGGCGCGTGGAGCTACCACAGGAGGCATTCCTAGCCGTGCTTAAGATTGACAGCTAG
- the mnmE gene encoding tRNA uridine-5-carboxymethylaminomethyl(34) synthesis GTPase MnmE: MKNTLSSMTLDDSTIVAIATPVGVGAISIVRLSGKNACEIILRLTHRDSLKARYAHLCRIYDTQGASIDEAIVLYFPAPRSYTTQDVCEVQCHGGIVSARAIVELCVFLGARVANPGEFTKRAFLGGRLDLSQAQAVAGLITSQSLEANKILMRHLKGDVGAFVEHTRESLLEVLAFIEVNIDYSEEVEEDYSNDILTRLKRIEDTLCRVYESSLARSGLVDGFTLSIVGKPNVGKSSLLNALLSYERAIVSSIEGTTRDTIEESFYVNGALVRIIDTAGIRQSDDEIERLGIQKSIEALQRSDIILALFDTSRLFDDKDMQVLDMLKNFSDKHILIVCNKADLPQSFEQEKIAQFINACDKAILPTPLYISAHNDGAQKVIESLKDIINTQSGDESLILTTSYAIECVKNTLDSICEATKVLKSGELELCAYHIRDALDLLSRITHSFESAELLDKLFGTFCLGK, translated from the coding sequence ATGAAAAATACATTATCATCAATGACTTTAGACGATAGCACCATTGTTGCCATTGCCACACCTGTGGGTGTGGGGGCGATTAGCATTGTGCGACTAAGTGGTAAAAACGCTTGTGAAATTATTTTACGCCTAACACATAGAGATTCGCTTAAAGCGCGTTACGCGCATTTATGCCGTATTTATGATACACAGGGGGCGAGTATAGATGAAGCCATAGTGCTCTACTTTCCAGCTCCACGCAGCTACACGACACAAGATGTATGCGAGGTGCAGTGTCACGGCGGGATTGTGAGTGCTCGGGCGATTGTCGAGCTATGTGTATTTTTGGGTGCTAGAGTGGCAAATCCGGGGGAATTTACCAAACGCGCCTTTTTGGGTGGGCGGCTTGATTTGTCTCAAGCACAAGCGGTTGCAGGGCTGATTACCTCGCAAAGCCTCGAAGCAAATAAGATTCTAATGCGTCATCTAAAGGGCGATGTGGGAGCTTTTGTAGAGCATACAAGAGAATCTTTGCTCGAAGTCCTTGCTTTTATCGAGGTCAATATTGATTATAGCGAGGAGGTGGAGGAGGATTATAGTAATGATATACTCACTCGCTTAAAGCGCATAGAGGATACTTTGTGTAGGGTATATGAATCTTCTTTAGCACGCAGTGGGCTAGTTGATGGATTCACACTTAGCATTGTTGGTAAGCCAAATGTTGGTAAAAGTTCCCTGTTGAATGCGCTATTAAGCTATGAGCGCGCCATTGTGAGTAGCATAGAGGGGACGACTCGCGATACCATAGAGGAGAGTTTCTATGTCAATGGTGCGTTGGTGCGTATCATTGATACTGCAGGTATTCGCCAGAGCGATGATGAGATTGAGCGGCTTGGCATACAGAAGTCAATAGAGGCGTTGCAACGAAGCGATATTATCCTCGCACTTTTTGATACTTCACGTCTATTTGATGACAAGGATATGCAGGTGCTTGATATGCTCAAAAACTTTAGCGACAAGCATATACTCATTGTTTGCAATAAAGCCGACCTCCCCCAAAGTTTTGAGCAGGAGAAAATCGCGCAGTTTATAAATGCGTGTGATAAGGCTATACTTCCCACACCACTCTACATCAGCGCACACAATGATGGGGCACAGAAAGTTATAGAATCTTTGAAAGACATTATCAACACGCAAAGTGGTGATGAGAGCTTGATACTTACAACCAGCTATGCGATTGAATGCGTAAAAAATACGCTCGATTCTATATGTGAAGCAACTAAGGTGCTAAAAAGCGGTGAGTTGGAGTTATGTGCGTATCATATAAGGGACGCACTCGATTTACTTAGTCGTATTACTCATTCGTTTGAAAGTGCGGAGCTGCTCGACAAACTTTTTGGCACATTCTGCCTAGGCAAATAA
- a CDS encoding Jag N-terminal domain-containing protein: MKKIVEKSLEAALIKASTELGCSVVDLEYEVVQNSSNGFLGLGKKEAVIIVDTKNKTTQKTEYAKPKEYKEYSHHKPYKDSYKDFESKEVREPKLPKEVGESNIASRTDYEDYHAEQDFSQDIWGKQTPSTQQDDDNVAQIRAEIESLFAMLPFEIDTFEVHLEDDNTLSVYIDGRDCALLIGERGYRYKALSYLLFNWINPRYGYTLRLEIAEFLKNQEEMIDVYLKDIVRLVRSNGRAQTKTLEGILVYIALNKLRDIFPDKYVSVRQNEADEKYIIINDFRR; this comes from the coding sequence GTGAAAAAGATTGTAGAAAAAAGTTTAGAAGCGGCTTTAATCAAGGCTTCTACGGAGCTTGGTTGCTCGGTGGTTGATTTGGAATATGAAGTGGTGCAAAATTCTAGTAATGGTTTTTTGGGGCTAGGTAAGAAAGAGGCGGTTATTATTGTTGATACAAAAAATAAGACTACGCAAAAAACAGAATATGCAAAACCAAAAGAATATAAAGAATACAGCCATCATAAACCATACAAGGATTCATATAAAGATTTTGAATCTAAAGAGGTAAGAGAGCCTAAGCTTCCTAAGGAAGTGGGAGAATCTAACATAGCATCACGTACAGACTATGAGGACTATCACGCGGAGCAAGATTTTTCACAAGATATTTGGGGTAAGCAAACCCCCTCTACACAGCAAGATGATGATAATGTAGCGCAGATTCGTGCAGAAATTGAATCTTTGTTTGCGATGTTGCCATTTGAGATTGACACATTTGAAGTGCATCTTGAGGACGATAATACGCTCTCTGTCTATATTGATGGGCGTGATTGTGCGTTGCTTATTGGTGAGCGAGGTTATCGCTACAAGGCACTTTCTTACTTGCTTTTTAATTGGATTAATCCTCGATATGGTTATACATTACGCCTAGAGATCGCAGAATTTTTGAAGAATCAAGAAGAAATGATAGATGTGTATCTTAAGGATATTGTGCGGCTTGTAAGAAGCAATGGCAGGGCGCAGACAAAGACACTTGAAGGGATTCTTGTCTATATTGCGCTGAATAAATTGCGTGATATTTTCCCAGATAAATATGTCTCTGTTCGACAAAATGAGGCTGATGAAAAATACATTATCATCAATGACTTTAGACGATAG